In the Rhodothermales bacterium genome, GTTCGGTGGTATTCACCCCGTACACCCAGTTCCATAACCAGCAGTACCAGCCCGTCGAGCGGGATAACATTCAGCTCGGCGACGTGGTGAGTGTCTGGGGTGTGTATCGGGAAGATGGGACCATCGAGGCGCACTCTGTTGAGCTGCGCGCCGGCAACCAGAGCAATCTGACCCTGCTGGGCGCCGTGCAGTATTACGATGGCCAGACGCTCCAGGTGGGCGATGTATCGTTCCTGATCAACGACCAGACGCAATACTTCGAAGAGAACGGTACGGCGGCCGGTGACGGCGGCGCCACCGGCAAGGCTGCGCGTCGGAAAGACCTGTCGTGGGGGCCGTTCGCCGGCCAGCGCGTGCAGTCGTTCGACCTGGCCGCGGGTACCCTCGTCGAAGTTCTCGGCGCGCAAGATGAGTCGGGACAGTTCGTGGCGGTCGTGGTGCGTCTGCGCGATGAAACCGGCCAGACCCGTCTCGCCGGCAAGATCGAGTCCGTCGAAGGCGAGACGCTGCGTATCCGCGGCCGGCTCGTCCGGACGACACCGAACACGGAAGTCGTGAACGAAAACTTCCAACCGATCGCCCTGGCCGACCTCGTCGCGGCTCAAGGCGTGCAGGTGTTCGGTCAGATCCAGAACGACGGCTCGGTGGATGCCTACCGGGTCGAACTCCGGCCCGATGCACGGGAGGAAATCGAGTTCTGGGGCCGCGTAGGCTCGATCCAGGGGGACGTGTTGTTCGTCGAGAACATGCCGTTCCATGTGACCGAGTTTACGTTCTTCACGAGCGAAACCGGGGATCCGGCGGATCTTACCACACTCGTCTCCGGGCAGCAGATTCTGGTGTCGGGTGAGTTTGACATTGCCGGCCTACTGAAAGCGACCCTCGTCTTCGTGCCGAAGCAACGGGTACAACTGTACATGAGCGGCGCGGTGGAACTGGTCGAGGAAGGCCGGCTCGTCGTGCAGGGGTACGACATCGTGCTTACGGAGTGGGCGTCGGTGATCGATGCGAACTACCAGCCGGCCGACGTCTCGTCGCTCGAAGTGGGCCAATTCGTCTATATCTCCGGCGAACTCAGCGGCGCCGGCGCCGTGACCGCCCACTATCTCCAGTTCTTCGGCACCAACGTCCAGGAACTGGAACTCCGCGGCGCGATCGCGGCCCTCGATGGTGAGCTCATGGTGGTCAGCGGGCGCACGTTCGTGATCAGCGAAAACACGTTCTTGCACAGCTTCGACGGCAGCCAGCTCGGTCTGGGTGCCCTGCAGCCGGGCCTCAAGGTCTCGGTCGTGGGCAAGCCGGGTGAGGGCGAGTACCTCGCCGCCGTGAAGGTGTTTGTCGAGAACCAGGACCAGGACGAGCAGGTCCGGATGCGCGGCGCGATTTCGCAGGTCGGCGTAGACGGATTTGTGATCCTGGGCCGGCAGGTCGTATTCAACGAATACACCAACCTGTTCGGCGAAGGCTACGTAAAGATCACGGTGGACCAGTTGACGGATGGTCAGGTGCTGACGGTATTCGGCAGCCTGAACAACGAAGGCGTGGTCAACGCCTATACGGTCGAAGCGTTTGTGTTTGATCTCGAGCAGCTCGAGTTCCGCGGGGTGGTCGATGCCTTCGAGAACGGCGTCGCCAGCATCCGCGGATTCTCGATCGCGGTGAACGATCAGACGTTCATCCAGAATGAAAAAGGCTTCCCGATCGGCACCGAGGTGCTGGCCCCGGGGACGCTGGTCCGTGTCATCGCCCTTCCGGGCGAAGGCGACCAGTTCTTCGCGCGCTGGATGCAGGTCGGCGCCGGCCAGGAGGACCGCGGGGTCAATCTGAGCGGCACGATTGCCTCGATCGACAAGAGCCGGCGGCTCCTCACCGTCTACGGCCGTACGGTCGTGGTCGAGGAATACGCCGACGTGATCAGCGAGACCTTTGAACGGATTCCGTTCCAGGATCTCGTGGCGGATAAAAAGGTGCGCGTCTACGGCTTCTATGAAGACGGCGGCCGCATCCGCGCCTGGCGGATCGAGAGCGTCGGGGCGGAAGACCGCGAGCTCGAACTCCGCGGCACGATCGAGTCGATCGCGGGGTCGACCCTCGTCGTCCGTGGCATCTCGTTTGTCGTCGGCGCCCAGACGTGGATCGATGGCGGACAGGGCACACCGTTCCCGGTTGCCAACCTCGAAGCCGGCATGCAGGTCGCGCTGTCGGGCGCGCCCCAGGAGAACGGCAGCTACGCGGCTCGCTGGATCCAGGTCCAGTCCGGCAACGAAGACCGCAACATCCGGCTCTTCGGGGGCGTCGTCGAAGCCAATGCCGACCAGCGGGTGCTGGTGATCCGGAACCACCGGATCTTCCTGAATGAACATGCGCAGATCGTGGGTGCCCAGTACGAGCCCATCTCGTTCGCCGGCCTCCCGGTCAACGGGCAAGTGATGGTGTGGGGCTGGATGCAGCCGGATGGCAAGATCGAGGGCTGGCGTGTGGAAGTGCGCAACCCCGAGCAGGAGGAGTTCTTCCTGACGGGCGCCCTCAGCGAGATCGACGGCGCCACCCTCACGGTGGGCGGCGTCCAGTTCGTGACGACGGCCGAGACGTTCGTAGTGGCGCCTGACGTAGGCAACATCTCGTTCGACAACCTCTTCGCCGGCCTCATTGTCGAGGTGTCGGGCGGTGTCGGCGCCGAGGGCCAGCTGCTGGCGAAGAAGATCCAGGTCTACACCCTGGACCCCCGCGTCGCGCTGGAGATCCGCGGCATCGTGAGCGAACTCGAGGACGGCCGTTTCGAGCTGGCCGGCATCCCGGTCGAATACGATCCGCGGACCTTCGTACTCGACGGCAACAACCGCCCGATCGACCCGTCGGTCATCCAGGATAATAACAACGTCGATGTCATCGTCCTCGAAGGAGCCGGCGATGCGCTGCTCGCGCGGTTCGTCCAAGTGTTCGACCTCATCCGCGACGAGAAATCGCTCGTGGACCGGATCGAAACGCTGGGTGGGGGCACCTTCTCGATGCGTGGCTACACCTTCCGGGTGGATGCCACGACCGTGATGGAGGACCCGCTGGGCAACCCGATGCGGTTTGCCGACCTCTTCGAGCGCATGCGCGTCGAGGTGAATGCGGTGGAAGAAGGCAACGGCGTCTTCCTCGCCCGCAAGGTGATCGCCCGTCCGCGCGACCAAAAGCTGACAGGTACGCTGACAGCGGTATCCGCATCCGCGATCGGCATCGCCGGCTTGAGCGTCACGGTCGACGTGTCGACCGTCGTGACCAACGCCGACGGGGACGAGATCGACGTGACCGACCTTGTGGCCGGCCAGACGATCAACCTGACGTTTGTGCCCGGCGCCGGCGGCATTCCGGTGGCCACGGCCATCACGCTGCTGCCCCGTTTGGAGGACGAAGTGGTCCTCAGTGGCTCGATGGAAGCGGCATTCGGTCAGCTGTTCGTGGTGCTGGGCCGCCGCTTCCAGGTGATTCCGAACACGGTATTCCTGGACGAGTCGAAGAACCCCATAACGATGGGTAACTTCATCGTCGGCGAGGCGGTCCGTGTCCGCGGCTTGCTCCTGGCCGGCGACGACCTTGTGGCGTTGCAGGTGCAGAAACTGGGCGAAGAGGCTACCGACGTGCGCGTCGAAGGCCCGATCGTCTCCGTCAGTTCGAGCGTGCTCGAAGTGATGAACATCTTCTTCTTCATCAACAACGAGTCGCTGTTCATCGACCTCAATGGTGAGGAGACGGACGTCAACGCGTTTGCCGAGGGGCAGACCGTGATGGTCATTGCCGAAGGCCAGCCTAACGGCACGCTGTTGCTCAAGCGCGTCTCGGTGCAGAACGTGTCACTCAGCCAGGGCGAGATCGGGAATATCGAGGGCGATCAGTTCTCTATGTTTGGCACCACGTACCGGGTCGATGAAAACACGATCGTGCTGGGCGACGAAAACGCGCAGCTCGATCTGGCGAACCTGGGTGAAGGCCAGTATGTCGAGGTTCGCGGCACCGCGAGCGCCGATGGCAGCGTGGCCGGCAAAACCGGCGCTGCGATCCTGGTCTCCAAGGTAAAGATCATCGACGCCGAAGGTTCGGGCGAATACGAGCTGGATTCCAACACGTCGCCGGTGGCGACCGAGAAGGAAACCCTGCCGGAGACGTTCGAACTCGAGCAGAACTACCCGAATCCCTTCAATCCCGTGACCACCATCCGTTTTGCGCTCCCGCAGAACACGCGGGTCACGCTGAAGGTGTTCGACGTCGTAGGCCGCGAAGTACAGACGCTCGTTTCGAGCGAACTGACGGCCGGCACGTACGACGTGCAGTGGAACGGCCGCAACCAGGCTGGCCTGCCGGTGGCCTCCGGCGTCTACCTGTACCGCCTGGATCTGGGCACTCAGGTGATGACGCGGCGGATGGTGCTGGTGAAGTGATTGGGAGGTTGCATGTTTGCAGGTTACAGGTTGCAGGTTGGTTGTCCTGAAGCCTGACCATCAAGTCTACGGCAGCCTCATGACAAGCCGGCCGTTCCCTTCGGGGGGCGGCCGGCTTTGTTTTTTGGGGGGCCCCGGGGGGTTATGTTGTATCTTCAGAATCTGTTGAGATTTCCACAACCCAATGCATAGTCATCCCCGCGCAGGCGGGGATCCAGCCCTCAGACTGGCATTTTTCTGGGTCCCCGCCTGCGCGGGGATGACTTGCTCATTACGCAAAACGCAAATCTCAACCGTTTCTCATCGCGTCATCCTCTTTACGACCGCTTCATCCAGACTTATGGCACACTCCAATCTCGGCCTCGTCGTATCCGCAGGCGTCCTCGTTATTCTACTGGCCGGTTGCGGCGGGACGCGTCAGATTCAGACGGCGCCGCCCCGGCCGGCGCCGGCGGCGGTGCGGTCGGCTGAGGTAAACGGGCAGATGGCACTGCTGACGATCGACGTGGTGGTGGGGGAGAGCGCCCTGCCGGCGGATGCGCGGGCGCTGCGGTTTCGGGTGGATCAGGTGCGGGTTAAGCCTCGGGGTGGGGTATGGGAGACGTACCCGGCGGATGTGAATAGTTTCGAGATCGCGGCGACGCGGCGGGCCGGCAGCAAGACGATCTTCTCGACCCGGATACCGCCGCAGCGGTACGATTCCCTGGGCCTGGTGCTCAGCGACGTGTTTGTGCTGTACGACGAAAACGCCGGCGGGCCGCTCACGATGGCGCGGGACCGGCCTATTGAACTGGGGGTCGCGCTGGATGCCCGGGCGGAGACCCCGCTGCGGGCCGAGTTGACGATCGAGCCGGGGGCGTCGCTGACGCAGGATGCCGCCTGCCGTTGGTTTTTCCTGCCGTTCTGGACGGTGCGTGTGGAATAAGTCCTTTAGACCGTCTCGGAGGCGCTCACCGCCTCGACGCGGGTGATCCGCGGGATGGTCCGCTTCAGTGCCTGTTCGATGCCGGCGCGTAGCGTCATCGTGCTCATCGGGCAGGTGCCGCAGGCCCCGAGCAGTTCCAGTTCGACCACATAGTCCGGCGTGACCGTCAGGAGGCGCACTGAACCGCCGTCCGCCATCAGGTACGGGCGAATCATGTCCAGCGCTTCTTCGATCTGCTGGCGCAACACCGGATCCGAACCCGGGTCGGGGACGCCGGCCGGAGTGCCGTGTCCTGGGTTCATAAACTGATCAGACATACGTTCTTGCGGTTTGCGGGCTCGTGAGGTCAGGTTTAACCAGTCCTCACGGAAAAAGATCGCGGACACCCCCTTAGTCCTCCTTCTTCAGGAGTGCGATCCCGATGTCCGGGAAGTCAGTGATGAGGCCATCGACTCCCAGCGCCTTGAGGCGCACCATATCCTCGAGCAGGTTCACCGTCCAGGGCAGAACGAGTACCTGGCGGGCGTGTGCTTCGGTGACGAGTTCTTCGGTGACGAGGCTGTAGTGGGGGCTATAGATCTGGGGGGTGAAGCCCAACGCGTCGATATTGCCGCGGAAGCCGCGGTCCTCGTCGGTGCCGACGAGGAGGGCGAGGCGGATGTTCGGGTTGAGGCGGCGCGTTTCGCGCAGGGTGCGGACGTCGAAGGATTGGATGGTGGCCCGGTCCAGGATTTCCGCCTCGTACAGCACCTCGTGAAGCAGCTGGGTAAAGAGCGCCGGCTCGGGATGGTAGATCCGGTCGGTTCGTGGCGTCGACTTCGTTTCAATGTTGTAAAAAATAGCCGGTAGGTTATGCGCCTGTACGTAGGCTTCGGCGGCCGCGATGACATCCTTAAGCAATGGCTTAATGACTCGCATGGGTACTTGATCGGGAAACCGAATATTGCCGCGGCTGCCGCAGTCGTACCGGGCGATCTCCTTGTAGGTCATCTCGAACAACTTGTAGGCATCGCGGCGGTCCGGCGGCACGGGTTGTCCATCGGGGCGCGTGCAGAGGTCGGCCTCGAACCAGGGGTCGTGGGAAACGACGACCTGGAGGTCCTTCGAGATCACAACATCCATTTCCAGGGTGGTGACGCCGATATCGAGCGCCTTGAGGAAGGCCGGGATCGAGTTTTCCGGCAGCAGCCCCCGGGCGCCGCGGTGGCCCTGGAGGTCGAATAAAGGGAGTGGACGTGGGGCTAACGTATCGGCCATAGGTACAGCTATACCACGATTACACGTGAGCGAAAGGAGGCAAATAAGGGTATATAGCCCGCGTGTCATGTCGAATGTGTGTCGGTCTGGTAGCCGGAATATAAAAAGACCGCGCTAATTCTGCCGGCGGCTTGCAAATAAGAGAAAGTTTTTATCTATGAGTGCTTGTCGTCTATGTATATCCACCGCACGAGAGCCGGCCAATCTGTATTCAGCGCTCTTCATTCCCCCCGCGGGTGGGTATCCGATGGATCGATCGCCTCTTCATCGCGACCCGGAGCCGAGTGCGGTCCGATCTTGCACATCTTCGGCCATGTCGCATCGCGCCTACACTCCCTTTCTTCGAAATGAAAGGGGTCTCCATGATTCTCGGTAGTTTCCAGCGAAGCATAGTCGCGTATGGATCGATCACGTCCGCTATTCAAAGTTGCGCAATTATTTAACATTGGTTCGAGCCCCGCCGGCGGCGACGGGGATTGGGTAGGAGGCGACCCGCGGGTGGCCGTCGCCGGCGTGCCCTATGAAGGGCTGGACCATGTGCTACTGTTTCTGAGCGACGCCGTCGCCCTGGTGGATATGTGCGGCCGGGTGCTCCAGTGGAATCCCGCCGCGGAGCGGCTGTTTGGATGGAGTCCGTCCGAGGCCATCGGACGCACGATCGACGACGTGCTCCCCACCTGGTACCCGTTTGAAGAAGACGCCAACTTGTTGGGCATGGTGCACCGCGACGGCGCGTGGAGCGGCGAGGTGATCCAGAAAGGGCGCGATGGGGGGCTGTTGAAGACGATGGCTTCGCTGACGCTGTTGCGGGGCGACTCCGGCCACTGGTCGCGCGCCCTCCTCACCTTCCGCTCGATTCGCGAGATTCGAGAGCTGGATCATACGGGTGAAGAGCAGTTGCTGAGCAGCCCGTGGCGCAAGCTCGTCGAAAATCATCCGGAGCCGATTGCAATCCTCCAGTTTGGGGACATCATCCACGTCAACCCGGCCTGCGCGTCGCTGCTGGGGGTGTCGAACCCCGGGGCGTTGCAGGGGCGATCGTTGTACGACTTTTTCCCTGCCGAGGAAGCCGGGGACGTGCGCCGGGCAATGGCCCTGGTCGAAGCCGGCCGGACGCTCCCCAGCGTGGAACACCGGCTGCGGAGGGAAGGGGGTGAGGAGCGCATCGTGCGCTCGCGCGCCGTCCCGCTGTTGATCGATGGGCAGTCTGTCGTCCAGGCCGTGTTACACGACATCACCGAGCAGAAACGCGCCGAAAACGCCCTCGCCCGGAGCGAGCAGCGGTTTCAGGCGGTATTCGACCGCGCCGGCATCGGCATCGCCATCGCCGACCCGAGCACCCGCCTGCTCGCTACCAACCCGGCCTTCCAGCATATGCTCCAGTACTCGGCCACCGAACTCTCGCGGTTCTCGTGTCGGGACCTCACGTATGCCGAAGACCTGACGATCTACAACCATTTCGTGCAGCAGGTGCACGATGGCGAAATGGATCGCTTTCACATGGAGAAGCGCCTCCAGCGTAAGGACGGCGCCTACGCATGGGGCAGCGTGGTCGCGACGGCCATTCGACGCGAAGACGATGAACTGGAGTACTTCATCTTAATGGTGGAGGACATCTCGAAGCGCAAGAAGACGGAGGAGGAGCTGATCGCGGCGCGCAGCAAGGCCGAGGAGATGACGCTCCTCAAATCTTCCTTCCTCACCAATATGAGCCACGAGATCCGGACCCCCCTGACCGGCATCATCGGGTTCGCCTCGATCCTCGCCGAAGAGGTGTCCGAAGAACACCGTGAACTCATCGACCTCATCGAACAAAGCGGCCACCGGTTGTTACAAACCCTGAACGCAATCCTCGACCTCTCCATGCTCGAATCGGGCACGCTGAAAGTAAAACCGCAAGAACTGAACATCGTCGACGAAGTGCAGGCGCTGATGTCGCAACTGGCGATGCAGGTCCAGGAAAAAGGCCTTTTCCTGACGTTCTCCTGCGAACACGAGGACATCCGCGCGATCATCGATCGCACGAGCCTGGACCGGATCATCAACAACCTGATCAGCAACGCCATCAAATTCACGCCGGAGGGCGGCATCGAAGTCACGATGCAGCCGCAGGGGGATCGGGTGGAGATCCGCGTGGTCGATTCTGGCATCGGGATCGAAGATGGGTTCTTGCCTTACGTGTTCGACGCGTTTCGGCAGGAGAGCACCGGCATGGCGCGCTCTTTCGAAGGCAACGGCCTCGGGCTGACGATCACGAAGCGGCTGGTGGCATTTATGGGGGGGGATATTCAGGTGGAGAGCACGCCCGGCCGCGGTAGCGTCTTTACGGTGTCGCTCCCGATGGAGCGTGTGGCGCAGCCGGGTATCGAAGTGTCCGACGCCGGCCTCCGGTACCGTCCGGCCCCGGGGGGCCGCAGCCGGCCCCGTGTGCTCGTCCTCGAAGACAACCGCGATGCCCGCGTGCTGCTCCAAAAGTTTCTCGCCGATCGGTACGAAGTCGCCCTCACCTCGCGCGAGGATCAGGCCCTTGAGGCGGCAAGCCACCAGCAGTTCGATGTCGTTCTGATGGATATAAACCTGGGCGGCAACCGCACGGGCGTCGATGCGTTGCGTGCGTTGCGGCACCTGTCCCAGTACGAAGCAGTGCCTGTCGTGGCCCTGACGGCCTACGCCATTTCCGGAGACCGCGAGCGGTTTTTGTCTCAGGGTTTCGACGGATATCTGGGTAAGCCGCTGACACGCAAGGACCTCTACCAGGTGATCACCCAGGTGCTCGATCAGCCCAATCGTACCCGACTCCCACCCCCCAACAACCCGACCCGGCATGCGCGTCCTACTCGTTGAAGACGATCAGATCACCCAGCGATTTCTGGTGCGCATCGTGGAATCGCGGGGGCACACCGTGGATTCGTTTTCGGATGCGGAGAAGGCATGGGAGGCCTATCAGAAAGGGTTTTATCCCTTGCTGTTGCTGGACTGGATGCTGCCCGGGATGAGCGGGCTGGACCTGTGCCGCAACGTTCGGAATTCACCGCAGGGGCCGTTCAGTATCGTCCTCGTCGTCACGGCCATGAACGAGGCGGAGCACCTCGAGGCGGTGCTCGAAGCCGGCGCCGACGACTACATCGCCAAGCCCATCGCGCAGAAGCTGATGAACGTGCGCCTGGCCGTCGCGGAGCGGCGTGTCGATAACATCCTCCAACACAAGGAGGCCGAAGAGCAACGTCGGCTCCTCGCGACGGCCGTCCGCAGCAGCGGTGAGGGGATGTTCATCACCACCGCTGAAAACGAGGAAGAGAGCCCGCGCATCGTCTACGTCAACGAGAGCATGGCGACAATGACCGGTTACACCCGAGACGAGTTGTTGCACCAGCCGATCGAGATCTTCGAGGGGCCGGAAACGAACCGGGACGTGCTCGCCGAAATGGGTGGGGAGCTGGTGCGGGGCGAGGCGTTTTTCGCCGAAATCCTCCTCTATAAAAAGGACCACAGCCGCATTCTGGTGCGCTGGCAGATTTCGCCCGTACGCGACGACACCGATCGCATCACGCATTATGTGTCCGTGCTGCGGGACATTACCGAGACGCGCCGGCTCGAACGCGAACTGGTCGAGATCAGCGAACGCGAGCAGCGACGAATCGGACGCGACCTGCACGACGGCCTCGGCCAGCAGCTCACCGGCCTCGCGTTTATGGCGCGAAGCCTCGAACGGAAGCTCCAGGATATCGACGAGGATGCCGCGCGAGCCGCGATGACCATCGCCGAGCTGGTCAACGATACCAAGTCCCAGGCCCGCATCCTCGCCCGCGGGCTGGTGACGGTGGATCTCGCCGGCACAGGCATCGTCCGCGCCCTCGAGGACCTGGCCGCGAACACCGAACAGATGTCCGCCATCCCCTGTACGGCCGATTGCCACATCGACACCCCGCTGTGGGACGAAACGGTGGCCACTCACCTCTATCGGATCTGCCAGGAAGCCGTAAACAACGCCATCAAACACAGCGGCGCGACGCACGTCAACATCGAACTCAACCAGGATGGTCACCAGCTGCTGTTGGCCGTGCGCGACAACGGGGCCGGCATTGCCTCCACCACTCCGGTCGATGGCGGCATGGGACTTCGGATCATGGAGTTCCGCGCGCAGATGATTAACGCAACACTAAATATCCGTCCCCGCGTACAGGGCGGCACGCTCGTTTTGTGCAGCCTTGTATATCCAGGAGTTTTAGCGCATACTAAAGAAGTCCTCACCTCGTAGCCAGGTCATGCCCATCATGCAACACCATTCCTACGCGCCTCCCATCGCCTCCGCCGCGATTCCGATCAAAGAGCCGGTCCGAAAACGCATCCTCGTGGTCGACGACCACCCTATCGTCCGCCAGGGCCTCGCGCAGTTCATCAACCAGGAACGCGACATGACCGTCTGCGGCGAGGCGTCCGACGGGTTCGAGGCGATGACCGCGATCGAGCAGGCCATGCCGGACCTCGTGATCGTGGATATTCAAATGGAGGGCATCAACGGGATGGACCTCGTGCGCAACATCAAGGCGCAGTATCCGGATCTGCCGATGCTGATGTTGTCGATGCACGACGAGAGCCTCTATGCCGAGCGCGCGCTCCGCGCCGGCGCCCGCGGCTACGTGATGAAGCAGGAAGACCCACGTAACGTGATCCACGCCATCCGCCGGGTATTGAAGGGCGAGGTGTATGTGAGCGATCAAGCCGCCTCCAAGATCCTCAAACTGCTCTCGGGAGGATCGGACAACGCATCGCCCGTCGACCGCCTCAGCAATCGCGAGCTGGAGGTGCTCCGTATGATCGGTGAAGGCTACCGCACCCGCCACATCGCCGAGAAGTTCTCGCTAAGCACCAAAACCGTCGAGTCGTACAAAGCACGCCTCAAGCAAAAGCTCGTCCTGAAAGACGCCGCCGAGCTCGCCCGCTACGCCGCCGAATGGGTGAAAGACGCGCGGAAAGCGTGATAACAAGGTAAAAGTGAAAAGTAAAAAGTTAAAAGTGGGGAGCGGGGGTGTAAGGGGGGAGGTGATCGAGGGCCGGCTTAAAATGGATCCATTTCGCTAACGAGGCGTTAGTCGAACAGCTTTTTCGTGAGCCCGATGTGGGCGCCAGTACGGTTGTGATTACCGGGCGTCGGATATGGCTTTTTGCAGCTGACTCGGGGCGCTGTCTGACTCGTTAGCAGGTTTATGGAGCAGGAACTGAATCGGATCATCCCGATCAATATCGAGGACGAGATGAAGTCCTCGTACATCGATTATTCGATGTCGGTCATCGTTAGCCGGGCGCTGCCCGACGTGCGCGACGGCCTGAAGCCGGTCCACCGGCGCGTGTTGTACGGGATGAGTGAGTTGGGAATGACCCCCGGCGCGGCGTACAAAAAGAGCGCGCGTATCGTCGGCGAAGTGCTGGGTAAGTACCATCCGCATGGGGACTCGGCGGTATACGACACGATGGTCCGTATGGCGCAGGATTTTTCCATGCGCTACCCGCTGGTCGACGGCCAGGGCAACTTCGGCTCGGTGGATGGGGACTCGGCGGCGGCCATGCGGTACACCGAGGCGCGCATGACGCGCATGGCGGACGAGATGTTGAAGGATATCGGGAAGGAGACGGTCGACTTCCAGGATAACTTCGACGGCTCGCTGCAGGAGCCGCAGGTGTTGCCGGCCGCGATCCCGAATCTACTCGTCAACGGCACCGACGGCATCGCCGTCGGCATGGCCACCAA is a window encoding:
- a CDS encoding response regulator, whose translation is MRVLLVEDDQITQRFLVRIVESRGHTVDSFSDAEKAWEAYQKGFYPLLLLDWMLPGMSGLDLCRNVRNSPQGPFSIVLVVTAMNEAEHLEAVLEAGADDYIAKPIAQKLMNVRLAVAERRVDNILQHKEAEEQRRLLATAVRSSGEGMFITTAENEEESPRIVYVNESMATMTGYTRDELLHQPIEIFEGPETNRDVLAEMGGELVRGEAFFAEILLYKKDHSRILVRWQISPVRDDTDRITHYVSVLRDITETRRLERELVEISEREQRRIGRDLHDGLGQQLTGLAFMARSLERKLQDIDEDAARAAMTIAELVNDTKSQARILARGLVTVDLAGTGIVRALEDLAANTEQMSAIPCTADCHIDTPLWDETVATHLYRICQEAVNNAIKHSGATHVNIELNQDGHQLLLAVRDNGAGIASTTPVDGGMGLRIMEFRAQMINATLNIRPRVQGGTLVLCSLVYPGVLAHTKEVLTS
- a CDS encoding DNA gyrase subunit A, translating into MEQELNRIIPINIEDEMKSSYIDYSMSVIVSRALPDVRDGLKPVHRRVLYGMSELGMTPGAAYKKSARIVGEVLGKYHPHGDSAVYDTMVRMAQDFSMRYPLVDGQGNFGSVDGDSAAAMRYTEARMTRMADEMLKDIGKETVDFQDNFDGSLQEPQVLPAAIPNLLVNGTDGIAVGMATKIPPHNLGEVVSGIIAYIDNNDIEIKELMAHIPAPDFPTGGTIYGYSGVQSAYLTGRG
- a CDS encoding response regulator transcription factor, yielding MQHHSYAPPIASAAIPIKEPVRKRILVVDDHPIVRQGLAQFINQERDMTVCGEASDGFEAMTAIEQAMPDLVIVDIQMEGINGMDLVRNIKAQYPDLPMLMLSMHDESLYAERALRAGARGYVMKQEDPRNVIHAIRRVLKGEVYVSDQAASKILKLLSGGSDNASPVDRLSNRELEVLRMIGEGYRTRHIAEKFSLSTKTVESYKARLKQKLVLKDAAELARYAAEWVKDARKA